The following coding sequences are from one Streptomyces dengpaensis window:
- a CDS encoding replication-associated recombination protein A: MEPDLFTAAAEERQEKDPTGSPLAVRMRPRTLDEVVGQQHLLKPGSPLRRLVGEGSGGPAGPSSVILWGPPGTGKTTLAYVVSKATNKRFVELSAITAGVKEVRAVIDGARRATGGFGKETVLFLDEIHRFSKAQQDSLLPAVENRWVTLIAATTENPYFSVISPLLSRSLLLTLEPLTDDDLRGLVKRALTDERGLNEAVTLPEDTEEHLLRIAGGDARRALTALEAAAGAALDKGEAEIGLQTLEETVDRAAVKYDRDGDQHYDVASALIKSIRGSDVDAALHYLARMIEAGEDPRFIARRLMISASEDIGLADPNALPIAVAAAQAVAMIGFPEAALTLSHATIALALAPKSNAATMAISAAMEDVRKGHAGPVPIHLRDGHYKGAAKLGHSQGYVYPHDLPEGIAAQQYAPEQLKDREYYAPTRHGAEARYADAVEWTRKHLGRGKP, translated from the coding sequence GTGGAGCCCGACCTATTCACCGCCGCAGCGGAAGAACGCCAGGAGAAGGACCCGACCGGCAGCCCCCTGGCGGTACGGATGCGCCCGCGCACCCTCGACGAGGTCGTGGGCCAGCAGCATCTGCTGAAGCCGGGATCGCCCCTGCGCCGACTCGTCGGCGAGGGGAGCGGCGGCCCGGCGGGACCGTCCTCGGTGATCCTCTGGGGCCCGCCCGGCACCGGCAAGACGACCCTCGCGTACGTCGTCTCCAAGGCCACCAACAAGCGCTTCGTGGAGCTCTCCGCGATCACCGCGGGCGTCAAGGAAGTACGCGCGGTCATCGACGGAGCACGCCGCGCCACCGGCGGCTTCGGCAAGGAGACCGTCCTCTTCCTCGACGAGATCCACCGCTTCAGCAAGGCCCAGCAGGACTCCCTGCTCCCGGCCGTCGAGAACCGCTGGGTGACGTTGATCGCCGCGACGACGGAGAACCCGTACTTCTCGGTGATCTCCCCCCTCCTCTCCCGCTCCCTCCTCCTCACCCTCGAACCGCTCACGGACGACGACCTGCGCGGCCTCGTCAAGCGCGCGCTCACCGACGAGCGCGGCCTGAACGAAGCCGTGACCCTCCCCGAGGACACCGAGGAGCACCTGCTGCGGATCGCCGGCGGCGACGCCCGCCGCGCCCTGACCGCCCTGGAGGCCGCGGCCGGAGCGGCCCTCGACAAGGGCGAGGCGGAGATCGGTCTCCAGACGCTGGAGGAGACGGTCGACCGTGCGGCCGTGAAGTACGACCGCGACGGCGACCAGCACTACGACGTGGCGAGCGCGCTCATCAAGTCCATCCGCGGCTCGGACGTCGACGCCGCACTGCACTACCTGGCCCGGATGATCGAGGCCGGCGAAGACCCCCGCTTCATCGCCCGCCGCCTGATGATCTCCGCCAGCGAGGACATCGGCCTGGCCGATCCGAACGCGCTGCCCATAGCCGTGGCCGCCGCCCAGGCCGTCGCGATGATCGGCTTCCCCGAGGCCGCGCTCACCCTCAGCCACGCCACCATCGCCCTCGCCCTGGCGCCCAAGTCCAACGCCGCGACGATGGCGATCAGCGCCGCCATGGAGGACGTACGCAAGGGGCACGCGGGCCCGGTGCCGATCCATCTGCGCGACGGGCACTACAAGGGCGCGGCCAAGCTGGGGCACTCCCAGGGATACGTGTATCCGCACGACCTGCCCGAGGGCATCGCCGCCCAGCAGTACGCCCCGGAGCAGCTCAAGGACCGGGAGTACTACGCACCCACCCGCCACGGCGCCGAAGCGCGCTACGCGGACGCGGTGGAGTGGACCAGGAAGCACCTCGGTCGAGGGAAGCCTTGA
- the rpsD gene encoding 30S ribosomal protein S4, whose protein sequence is MANQSRPKVKKSRALGIALTPKAVKYFEARPYPPGEHGRGRKQNSDYKVRLLEKQRLRAQYDVSERQLVRAYERASKVQGKTGEALIIELERRLDALVLRSGIARTIYQARQMVVHGHIEVNGQKVDKPSFRVRPDDVVMVRERSRPKPLFEIAREGGFAADGETPRYLQVNLKALAFRLDREPNRKEIPVICDEQLVVEYYAR, encoded by the coding sequence ATGGCGAACCAGTCCCGCCCCAAGGTCAAGAAGTCGCGTGCCCTCGGCATCGCGCTGACCCCGAAGGCCGTCAAGTACTTCGAGGCCCGCCCCTACCCGCCGGGTGAGCACGGTCGCGGCCGTAAGCAGAACTCGGACTACAAGGTCCGTCTGCTCGAGAAGCAGCGTCTGCGCGCGCAGTACGACGTGTCCGAGCGCCAGCTCGTCCGCGCCTACGAGCGTGCCTCCAAGGTTCAGGGCAAGACCGGTGAGGCCCTGATCATCGAGCTGGAGCGTCGTCTCGACGCGCTGGTCCTGCGTTCGGGCATCGCCCGCACGATCTACCAGGCCCGCCAGATGGTCGTCCACGGCCACATCGAGGTCAACGGCCAGAAGGTCGACAAGCCGTCGTTCCGCGTCCGTCCCGACGACGTCGTGATGGTCCGCGAGCGCAGCCGTCCGAAGCCGCTGTTCGAGATCGCCCGCGAGGGTGGCTTCGCCGCCGACGGTGAGACCCCGCGCTACCTCCAGGTGAACCTCAAGGCCCTGGCGTTCCGCCTGGACCGCGAGCCGAACCGCAAGGAGATCCCGGTGATCTGCGACGAGCAGCTCGTCGTCGAGTACTACGCCCGCTGA
- a CDS encoding DUF948 domain-containing protein — translation MRTVSGGEVAGILVAVFWAILVSFLAVALARLAQTLRATTKLVADVTDQAVPLLADASAAVRSAQTQIDRVDAIASDVQEVTSNASALSTTVASTFGGPLVKVAAFGYGVRRAIGGRRESVPDKASRRTVIVGRTVPSARREKRKKD, via the coding sequence GTGCGCACAGTGTCCGGTGGAGAGGTGGCCGGGATTCTGGTGGCCGTCTTCTGGGCGATCCTGGTCTCCTTCCTCGCCGTCGCACTGGCGAGGCTGGCCCAGACGCTCAGGGCGACCACCAAGCTCGTCGCGGACGTGACCGACCAGGCCGTCCCGCTCCTGGCGGACGCCTCCGCGGCGGTGCGCTCCGCGCAGACGCAGATCGACCGGGTCGACGCCATCGCGTCGGACGTCCAGGAGGTCACGTCGAACGCGTCGGCGCTGTCCACCACCGTCGCCTCCACCTTCGGCGGCCCCCTGGTCAAGGTGGCGGCGTTCGGGTACGGCGTGCGCCGGGCCATCGGAGGCCGTCGTGAGAGTGTGCCCGACAAGGCGTCCCGACGTACCGTGATCGTGGGCCGCACCGTCCCGTCCGCGCGGCGGGAAAAGCGGAAGAAGGACTGA
- a CDS encoding DUF6167 family protein codes for MFRRTFWFTAGAAAGVWATTKVNRKLKQLTPESLAAQAANKAIEAGHRLKDFALDVRDGMAQREAELGEVLGLNDHPEVPGPRRVAAIENRNNPKYVERSTYSYNRNEDH; via the coding sequence ATGTTCCGCCGTACGTTCTGGTTCACCGCCGGCGCAGCCGCGGGAGTATGGGCCACCACCAAGGTCAACCGCAAGCTCAAGCAGCTGACCCCCGAAAGCCTCGCGGCGCAGGCCGCGAACAAGGCGATCGAGGCGGGCCACCGGCTCAAGGACTTCGCGCTCGACGTCCGCGACGGCATGGCCCAGCGGGAGGCCGAACTCGGCGAGGTGCTCGGGCTCAATGACCACCCCGAAGTGCCTGGCCCGCGGCGTGTCGCCGCCATCGAGAACCGCAACAACCCCAAGTACGTCGAGAGGTCGACGTACTCGTACAACCGGAATGAGGACCACTGA
- the alaS gene encoding alanine--tRNA ligase, which yields MESAEIRRRWLSFFEERGHTVVPSASLIADDPTLLLVPAGMVPFKPYFLGEVKPPYSRATSVQKCVRTPDIEEVGKTTRHGTFFQMCGNFSFGDYFKEGAITYAWELLTSPQDKGGYGLDPERLWVTVYLDDDEAEQIWREKIGVPAERIQRLGKKDNYWSMGVPGPCGPCSEINYDRGPEFGVEGGPAVNDERYVEIWNLVFMQYERGEGTSKEDFDILGELPSKNIDTGLGLERLAMILQDVQNMYEIDTSMAVIKKATELTGVEYGAAHESDVSLRVVTDHMRTSVMLIGDGVTPGNEGRGYVLRRIMRRAIRNMRLLGATGPVVKDLIDVVIEMMGQQYPELIADRQRIETVALAEEAAFLKTLKAGTNILDTAITDTKESGGKVLPGDKAFLLHDTWGFPIDLTLEMAAEQGLSVDEDGFRRLMKEQRDKAKADALAKKVGHADLGAYRQIADAAGETDFIGYDRTEGESTIVGILVDGLSSPAATEGDEVEIVLDRTPFYAEGGGQIGDTGRIKLDTGAVIEVRDCQKPVPGVYVHKGVVQVGEVTVGAKAHASIDFRRRKAIARAHSATHLTHQALRDALGPTAAQAGSENQPGRFRFDFGSPSAVPTAVMTDVEQKINEVLARDLDVQAEVMSIDEAKQQGAIAEFGEKYGERVRVVTIGDFSKELCGGTHVHNTAQLGLVKLLGESSIGSGVRRIEALVGVDAYNFLAREHTVVAQLQELIKGRPEELPEKVSAMLGKLKDAEKEIEKFRGEKVLQAAAGLVKSAKDVRGVALVTGQVPDGTTADDLRKLVLDVRGRIQGGRAAVVALFTTVNGKPLTVIATNDAARERGLKAGDLVRTAAKTLGGGGGGKPDVAQGGGQNPAAIGEAVDAVERLVAETAK from the coding sequence ATGGAGTCGGCTGAAATCCGCCGCCGCTGGTTGAGCTTCTTCGAGGAGCGCGGTCACACCGTCGTCCCTTCGGCGTCGCTCATCGCGGACGACCCGACTCTGCTCCTGGTCCCCGCGGGCATGGTCCCCTTCAAGCCGTACTTCCTCGGCGAGGTCAAGCCGCCCTATTCGCGCGCCACCAGCGTGCAGAAGTGCGTGCGCACGCCCGACATCGAAGAGGTCGGCAAGACCACCCGGCACGGCACGTTCTTCCAGATGTGCGGCAACTTCTCCTTCGGTGACTACTTCAAGGAAGGTGCCATCACCTACGCCTGGGAGCTGCTCACCTCGCCCCAGGACAAGGGTGGTTACGGGCTCGACCCCGAGCGCCTGTGGGTGACGGTCTACCTCGACGACGACGAGGCCGAGCAGATCTGGCGCGAAAAGATCGGCGTCCCCGCCGAGCGCATCCAGCGCCTCGGCAAGAAGGACAACTACTGGTCCATGGGCGTCCCCGGCCCCTGCGGCCCGTGTTCCGAGATCAACTACGACCGCGGCCCCGAGTTCGGCGTCGAGGGCGGCCCGGCCGTCAACGACGAGCGGTACGTGGAGATCTGGAACCTGGTCTTCATGCAGTACGAGCGCGGCGAGGGCACCTCGAAGGAGGACTTCGACATCCTCGGCGAGCTGCCCAGCAAGAACATCGACACCGGTCTCGGCCTCGAGCGACTCGCCATGATTCTGCAGGACGTGCAGAACATGTACGAGATCGACACCTCCATGGCCGTCATCAAGAAGGCCACCGAGCTGACGGGCGTCGAGTACGGCGCCGCCCACGAATCCGACGTCTCCCTGCGCGTGGTCACCGACCACATGCGCACGTCCGTGATGCTCATCGGCGACGGTGTGACCCCCGGCAACGAGGGCCGTGGCTACGTGCTGCGCCGCATCATGCGCCGCGCCATCCGCAACATGCGCCTCCTCGGCGCCACCGGTCCGGTCGTCAAGGACCTCATCGACGTCGTGATCGAGATGATGGGCCAGCAGTACCCGGAGCTCATCGCCGACCGGCAGCGCATCGAGACCGTGGCCCTCGCCGAGGAGGCCGCCTTCCTCAAGACGCTGAAGGCCGGCACGAACATCCTCGACACGGCCATCACCGACACCAAGGAGTCCGGCGGCAAGGTCCTGCCCGGCGACAAGGCCTTCCTGCTCCATGACACCTGGGGCTTCCCGATCGACCTCACCCTCGAAATGGCCGCCGAACAGGGCCTTTCCGTGGACGAGGACGGCTTCCGGCGCCTGATGAAGGAGCAGCGGGACAAGGCCAAGGCCGACGCCCTGGCCAAGAAAGTCGGCCACGCCGACCTCGGCGCCTACCGGCAGATCGCCGACGCCGCCGGTGAGACCGACTTCATCGGCTACGACCGGACCGAGGGCGAGTCGACGATCGTCGGCATCCTGGTCGACGGTCTGTCGTCTCCCGCCGCCACCGAGGGCGACGAGGTCGAGATCGTCCTCGACCGCACCCCGTTCTACGCCGAGGGCGGCGGCCAGATCGGCGACACAGGCCGCATCAAGCTGGACACCGGCGCCGTCATCGAGGTCCGCGACTGCCAGAAGCCGGTCCCGGGCGTGTACGTCCACAAGGGCGTCGTCCAGGTCGGCGAGGTGACGGTCGGCGCCAAGGCCCACGCCTCGATCGACTTCCGCCGCCGCAAGGCCATCGCCCGAGCCCACTCGGCCACGCACCTCACCCACCAGGCCCTGCGCGACGCCCTCGGCCCGACGGCCGCCCAGGCCGGTTCCGAGAACCAGCCCGGCCGATTCCGCTTCGACTTCGGTTCCCCGTCCGCCGTTCCGACGGCCGTGATGACCGACGTCGAGCAGAAGATCAACGAGGTGCTCGCCCGCGACCTGGACGTCCAGGCCGAGGTCATGAGCATCGACGAGGCCAAGCAGCAGGGCGCCATCGCCGAGTTCGGCGAGAAGTACGGCGAGCGCGTGCGCGTCGTCACCATCGGCGACTTCTCCAAGGAGCTGTGCGGCGGTACGCACGTCCACAACACCGCCCAGCTCGGCCTGGTCAAGCTGCTCGGCGAGTCGTCGATCGGCTCCGGCGTACGGCGCATCGAGGCCCTCGTCGGCGTCGACGCGTACAACTTCCTCGCCCGTGAGCACACGGTCGTCGCCCAGCTCCAGGAGCTGATCAAGGGCCGCCCCGAGGAGCTCCCGGAGAAGGTCTCCGCCATGCTCGGCAAACTGAAGGACGCCGAGAAGGAGATCGAGAAGTTCCGCGGGGAAAAGGTCCTCCAGGCCGCCGCCGGTCTCGTCAAGTCCGCCAAGGATGTGCGGGGCGTCGCCCTGGTCACCGGCCAGGTCCCGGACGGCACCACCGCCGACGACCTGCGCAAGCTGGTCCTCGACGTGCGCGGCCGCATCCAGGGCGGCCGGGCCGCCGTGGTCGCCCTGTTCACCACGGTCAACGGCAAGCCGCTGACGGTCATCGCCACCAACGACGCCGCCCGCGAGCGCGGCCTCAAGGCCGGTGACCTGGTCCGTACGGCCGCCAAGACCCTCGGTGGCGGCGGTGGCGGCAAGCCGGACGTCGCCCAGGGCGGCGGCCAGAACCCGGCCGCCATCGGCGAGGCCGTCGACGCCGTCGAACGCCTCGTGGCGGAGACGGCCAAGTAA
- the ruvX gene encoding Holliday junction resolvase RuvX, protein MRRGRRLAIDVGDARIGVASCDPDGILATPVETVPGRDIPAAHRRLRQLVEEYEPIEVVVGLPRSLKGGEGPAAVKVRAFAQELAGGIAPVPVRLVDERMTTVTASQGLRASGVKSKKGRSVIDQAAAVIILQQALESERVSGKAPGEGVEVVI, encoded by the coding sequence ATGCGCAGAGGACGCCGCCTCGCGATCGATGTCGGGGACGCCCGTATCGGGGTCGCCTCGTGCGACCCCGACGGGATCCTCGCGACACCGGTGGAGACGGTCCCGGGGCGTGACATCCCGGCCGCCCACCGCCGGTTGAGACAGCTCGTCGAGGAGTACGAGCCGATCGAGGTCGTCGTCGGACTCCCTCGCTCCCTCAAGGGGGGCGAGGGCCCGGCCGCCGTCAAGGTCCGCGCCTTCGCCCAGGAGCTCGCGGGCGGCATCGCGCCGGTTCCCGTGAGGCTCGTGGACGAGAGGATGACCACAGTGACGGCCAGCCAGGGCCTGCGCGCCTCCGGCGTAAAGTCCAAAAAGGGCCGCTCTGTCATCGACCAGGCGGCCGCCGTGATCATTTTGCAGCAGGCTCTGGAATCCGAACGAGTGTCAGGTAAAGCTCCCGGCGAGGGCGTCGAAGTGGTCATCTGA
- the mltG gene encoding endolytic transglycosylase MltG: MTEYGRGPGSEPWHPEDPLYGDGGWRGQAADGQSSYGGRQQQYPQQPQQQQQQQYGDWATGQQPVYGQEQQQYGGQGQQQYQQFPAQDHPQYADQPQHHYHGQAQQQYGGQGGQQQYNDGSWDTGAHPQVPYAADPADPYAGQYNGGQPDHYGTADAYPPPEPPARRRAEPEPETDWDPGPDQGEHAFFAGDGDDDDDDPKGGRGRGDRRGQGGGKGKKGRSGVACLVVVLVFGGGIAGVGYYGYQFYQDRFGPAPDYAGDGTSETVMVQIPGGAGGYEIGQELKARGVVKSVDAFVSAQKNNPDGDKIQAGAYLLNKEMSAASAVELMLDPKSQNNVIVAEGRRNSQVYAAIDKKLQLRSGTTQAVAKKKYKSLGLPDWANTNSDIKDPLEGFLYPAAYPAAKGMKPEDVLKQMVAQATEKYAGMDLKEKAEELDLENPLEFITVASLVQAEGKTHDDFRKMAEVVYNRLKSSNTETNQLLQFDSTFNYLKGQSKIHITEQEINSNKDPYNTYTQKGLPPGPIGNPGDEALSAALNPTDDGWIYFVATDGHTNTEFAKTYDEFVKLRDKFNANSGN, translated from the coding sequence ATGACTGAGTATGGCCGGGGCCCAGGCTCCGAACCGTGGCATCCCGAGGACCCGTTGTACGGGGACGGCGGATGGAGAGGACAGGCTGCCGACGGCCAGTCCTCCTACGGCGGCCGGCAGCAGCAGTATCCGCAGCAGCCGCAGCAACAACAGCAGCAGCAGTACGGCGACTGGGCCACCGGGCAGCAGCCCGTGTACGGCCAGGAGCAGCAACAGTACGGCGGCCAGGGCCAGCAGCAGTATCAGCAGTTCCCGGCTCAGGATCACCCGCAGTACGCGGACCAGCCGCAGCACCACTACCACGGCCAGGCCCAGCAGCAGTACGGCGGTCAGGGCGGACAGCAGCAGTACAACGACGGCAGCTGGGACACCGGGGCGCACCCTCAGGTCCCGTACGCCGCTGATCCGGCGGACCCCTACGCGGGCCAGTACAACGGTGGGCAGCCGGACCACTACGGCACAGCCGACGCCTACCCGCCGCCCGAGCCGCCCGCCCGCCGCCGCGCCGAACCCGAACCGGAGACGGACTGGGACCCCGGCCCGGACCAGGGCGAGCACGCCTTCTTCGCCGGTGATGGCGACGATGACGACGACGATCCGAAGGGCGGCCGTGGCCGCGGTGACCGCCGCGGCCAGGGCGGCGGCAAGGGCAAGAAGGGCCGCAGCGGCGTTGCCTGCCTGGTGGTCGTCCTGGTCTTCGGCGGCGGGATCGCCGGGGTCGGGTACTACGGCTACCAGTTCTACCAAGACCGGTTCGGCCCGGCGCCGGACTACGCGGGGGACGGCACGAGTGAGACTGTCATGGTCCAGATCCCCGGTGGTGCGGGCGGCTACGAGATCGGTCAGGAGCTGAAGGCGCGGGGCGTCGTCAAGAGCGTCGACGCCTTCGTGTCCGCGCAGAAGAACAACCCCGACGGGGACAAGATCCAGGCCGGCGCCTATCTGCTGAACAAGGAGATGTCCGCCGCGAGCGCCGTCGAGCTGATGCTCGACCCCAAGAGCCAGAACAACGTGATCGTTGCCGAGGGCCGGCGCAATTCCCAGGTCTACGCGGCGATCGACAAGAAACTCCAACTGCGCAGCGGCACCACCCAAGCCGTCGCCAAGAAGAAGTACAAGAGTCTCGGACTTCCTGACTGGGCGAACACGAACAGCGACATCAAGGATCCGCTGGAAGGATTCCTCTACCCGGCCGCCTATCCCGCGGCCAAGGGCATGAAGCCCGAGGACGTACTGAAGCAAATGGTGGCGCAGGCCACGGAGAAGTACGCGGGGATGGACCTCAAGGAGAAGGCCGAGGAGCTCGACCTGGAGAACCCGCTGGAGTTCATCACGGTCGCGAGTCTCGTCCAGGCCGAGGGGAAGACCCATGACGACTTCCGGAAGATGGCCGAGGTCGTCTACAACCGGCTGAAGTCCAGCAACACCGAGACCAACCAGCTGCTCCAGTTCGACTCGACCTTCAACTACTTGAAGGGCCAGAGTAAGATCCACATCACCGAGCAAGAGATCAACAGCAATAAGGACCCGTACAACACGTACACCCAGAAGGGTCTGCCGCCCGGACCGATCGGCAACCCGGGTGATGAGGCGTTGAGTGCGGCTCTCAACCCGACCGACGACGGCTGGATCTACTTCGTGGCGACCGACGGTCACACCAACACCGAATTCGCCAAGACGTACGACGAATTCGTGAAGCTCAGGGACAAATTCAATGCGAACTCGGGCAACTGA
- a CDS encoding shikimate dehydrogenase, which produces MRTRATDGRRAAVLGSPIAHSLSPVLHRAAYKELGLGDWSYDRFEVDEEGLPGFFGELGPEWAGLSLTMPLKRAVIPLLDEITETAASVEAVNTVVFTEDGRRVGDNTDVPGMVAALRERGIEAVDSAAVLGAGATASSALAALARICTGEVVAYVRSAARAAEMRQWGERLRIEVRTADWADAAQALRAPLVIATTPAGTTDALAAAVPERPATLFDVLYDPWPTNLAARWSGYGGAVVGGLDLLVHQAVLQVEQMTGRSPAPLDAMRSAGEHALAAR; this is translated from the coding sequence ATGCGAACTCGGGCAACTGACGGCCGCCGCGCCGCCGTACTGGGTTCCCCCATCGCCCACTCCCTCTCCCCGGTGCTGCACCGGGCCGCGTACAAGGAACTCGGCCTCGGCGACTGGTCGTACGACCGTTTCGAGGTCGACGAGGAGGGGCTGCCCGGGTTCTTCGGAGAACTCGGGCCGGAGTGGGCTGGGCTGTCCTTGACCATGCCGCTCAAGCGCGCGGTGATTCCGCTGCTCGACGAGATCACCGAGACGGCGGCCTCCGTCGAGGCGGTCAACACGGTGGTCTTCACCGAGGACGGCCGACGCGTCGGCGACAACACGGACGTCCCCGGGATGGTCGCCGCCCTGCGCGAGCGGGGGATCGAGGCGGTGGACTCCGCCGCCGTCCTCGGCGCCGGCGCCACCGCGTCCTCCGCGCTCGCCGCGCTCGCGCGGATCTGCACCGGTGAGGTCGTCGCGTACGTCCGCAGCGCGGCGCGCGCCGCCGAGATGCGGCAGTGGGGCGAGCGGCTCCGCATCGAGGTGCGGACGGCCGACTGGGCGGATGCCGCGCAGGCGCTGCGGGCGCCGCTCGTGATCGCCACGACCCCGGCCGGCACCACGGACGCGCTCGCCGCGGCCGTACCGGAGCGGCCCGCGACCCTCTTCGACGTGCTGTACGACCCGTGGCCGACCAACCTGGCGGCGCGCTGGTCCGGGTACGGCGGCGCCGTGGTCGGCGGACTCGATCTGCTGGTGCATCAGGCGGTGCTCCAGGTCGAGCAGATGACGGGGCGTTCGCCCGCGCCGCTCGACGCCATGCGGAGTGCGGGCGAGCACGCGCTCGCGGCACGCTGA
- a CDS encoding xanthine dehydrogenase family protein molybdopterin-binding subunit: MTGHARRRFLTYLVAAPTLAVATRIGLDGYAPGTAEAAIPTPPAPADLVDLGDLLILAGQPTAGMLVLSVDEDGVVHFRLPREEVGQGLTTAVAMLVAEELDVPLDRVRVQLEDARPELLFNQLTGSSNSIRSLYDPVRHTAAAARARMVGAAAKQWGLNAGDVTVRQGVVTAPDGRTASYGTLSAAAASHDLGSLLVTPKKESEHTLVGTPTSRIDARALVTGRQAYTLDLDVPGAKPCMVRRPPTINGTVKAVNNETVVRAMPGVLDVVAIDTGVAVVADTFGQALDAKEALDVTWGGGTVDTLSDDEIRAKLKAATPSLDPLGLLVSKVDAEFDFAFASHAPMETNSAVADVRADGAEIWSGMKSPIAAQAAIAAAVGLPVGKVKVHVVQSGGSFGRRLFYDAALEAAVVSKKSGRPVRLMWSRIDDMRHGRMRPATHHRIRATYALGQVLTFVHQVAAVETDFRHGLGDAITAAAASLPTGLGNATFAQTLFLTTVKSPYNFGVTTQALTEVPLKMHTGSWRSVYSANTRGAEEIVVDELAAALRRDPVSFRRSFLKNERQRAVLDKVAQEGDWGRTMPAGWAQGVGFHEEYMSCTACLVEIDATDPKRPRVTKAVIAADVGRPVNPRGLEAQLLGGLTDAISTTLRAGLHIDKGLPLEGSYSQFHYARQKDSPRDVRIFVLPTDHEPGGAGELGVPAAVGAIANAYARATGTRPRSFPVNFDVDFTPFPR, translated from the coding sequence ATGACTGGACACGCCCGGCGCAGATTTCTCACGTACCTGGTGGCCGCGCCCACCTTGGCCGTTGCGACGCGGATAGGTCTCGACGGCTACGCTCCCGGCACCGCTGAGGCGGCGATACCCACCCCGCCGGCACCGGCCGATCTGGTCGACCTCGGTGATCTGCTGATCCTGGCGGGCCAGCCCACCGCGGGCATGCTCGTGCTGAGCGTGGACGAGGACGGTGTCGTCCACTTCCGGCTGCCGCGCGAGGAGGTCGGGCAGGGCCTGACCACGGCGGTCGCGATGCTGGTGGCCGAGGAGTTGGACGTCCCGCTCGACCGCGTACGTGTCCAACTGGAGGATGCCCGGCCCGAGTTGCTGTTCAACCAGCTGACCGGCAGCTCCAACTCCATCCGGTCGCTGTACGACCCCGTGCGGCACACGGCGGCGGCGGCCCGGGCCCGGATGGTCGGCGCGGCGGCGAAGCAATGGGGCCTGAACGCAGGTGATGTGACGGTTCGTCAAGGCGTAGTGACCGCGCCGGACGGCCGCACCGCCTCCTACGGCACGCTCTCGGCGGCGGCCGCCTCCCACGACCTGGGCTCGCTGCTCGTCACGCCCAAGAAGGAGTCCGAGCACACCCTCGTCGGCACCCCCACCTCCCGCATCGACGCCCGGGCGCTGGTCACCGGCCGACAGGCGTACACGCTCGACCTCGATGTCCCCGGTGCCAAGCCCTGCATGGTGCGGCGCCCGCCGACCATCAACGGCACCGTGAAGGCGGTCAACAACGAGACCGTCGTACGGGCGATGCCCGGCGTCCTCGACGTGGTCGCCATCGACACCGGCGTCGCCGTGGTCGCCGATACCTTCGGCCAGGCCCTGGACGCCAAGGAGGCCCTCGACGTCACCTGGGGCGGCGGCACGGTCGACACACTGTCGGACGACGAGATCCGAGCGAAACTCAAGGCGGCGACGCCGTCGCTGGATCCGCTGGGGCTGCTGGTCAGCAAGGTGGACGCCGAGTTCGACTTCGCGTTCGCGAGCCATGCGCCGATGGAGACCAACTCCGCCGTGGCCGACGTACGCGCCGACGGGGCCGAGATCTGGTCGGGCATGAAGTCGCCGATCGCCGCCCAGGCGGCCATCGCGGCGGCCGTGGGACTGCCGGTGGGCAAGGTCAAGGTCCATGTCGTGCAGTCGGGCGGCTCCTTCGGGCGCCGGCTGTTCTACGACGCCGCTCTGGAGGCGGCCGTCGTGTCCAAGAAGAGCGGCCGCCCGGTGCGGCTGATGTGGTCGCGGATCGACGACATGCGGCACGGCCGGATGCGGCCCGCGACCCATCACCGGATCCGCGCCACCTACGCGCTCGGCCAGGTGCTCACCTTCGTCCACCAGGTGGCCGCGGTGGAGACCGACTTCCGCCACGGTCTCGGCGACGCGATCACCGCCGCAGCGGCCTCGCTGCCCACCGGCCTTGGCAACGCGACCTTCGCGCAGACCCTGTTCCTGACCACGGTGAAGTCCCCGTACAACTTCGGTGTCACCACCCAGGCGCTCACCGAGGTGCCGCTGAAGATGCACACCGGGTCATGGCGTTCGGTGTACTCGGCGAACACGCGGGGCGCGGAGGAGATCGTCGTGGATGAGCTGGCGGCGGCGCTTCGCCGGGATCCCGTCTCCTTCCGGCGCTCCTTCCTCAAGAACGAACGGCAGCGGGCTGTCCTGGACAAGGTCGCGCAGGAGGGGGACTGGGGCCGCACCATGCCCGCCGGGTGGGCCCAGGGTGTCGGCTTCCACGAGGAGTACATGTCCTGCACCGCCTGCCTGGTGGAGATCGACGCCACCGATCCCAAGAGGCCGCGGGTCACGAAGGCGGTCATCGCGGCGGACGTGGGGCGGCCGGTCAATCCGCGCGGCCTGGAGGCACAGCTGCTCGGCGGACTCACGGACGCGATCTCCACCACGCTCCGTGCCGGGCTCCACATCGACAAGGGACTCCCGCTGGAAGGCAGCTACTCGCAGTTCCACTACGCGCGCCAGAAGGACTCCCCGAGGGACGTACGGATCTTCGTCCTGCCGACGGACCACGAGCCCGGCGGCGCGGGTGAGCTCGGCGTTCCGGCGGCCGTGGGCGCGATCGCCAACGCGTACGCGCGGGCCACCGGCACCAGGCCGCGCAGCTTCCCCGTGAACTTCGACGTCGACTTCACCCCCTTCCCACGCTGA